In a single window of the Microscilla marina ATCC 23134 genome:
- a CDS encoding ABC transporter ATP-binding protein: MSEVVLSVENVSKCYKSYDQRTSFQDTLRQFFTSKKQVQSQSFWALKEVSFDLKQGDVLGLLGKNGAGKSTLLKILAQVTPPTTGQITFWGSINALLEVGTGFHPDLTGRENIFLNGGILGMTKGDIQQQLDQMIDFAELAQFIDTPVKHYSSGMYMRLAFTVAIHLRFDILVLDEILAVGDAAFQKKCIQYIKQHISQGKSVIICSHNQTQLAQLCNRGLVLGKGKQMYEGTIQKSLQFYAQMLYSPSSSSTHIQVASEHISLYNHPNKTYTNSQGMISAVLYCDHRVSDQMYSGCHFKCEVHFEHSKPFIQLIFGFVVKNSFNQEVLGVNNQQQGVVLSSKDPQKGTITITIPQLLLYGDGNYSLDLYLGDQQHIFDVILDALSFRLIPTDVYKSGVLPKTYFNHYYQPDLTITCV, translated from the coding sequence ATGAGCGAAGTTGTGCTAAGTGTAGAGAATGTGAGTAAATGTTATAAATCTTATGATCAAAGAACATCCTTTCAAGATACCCTAAGGCAGTTTTTTACCTCTAAGAAACAAGTTCAATCGCAGAGTTTTTGGGCGCTAAAGGAGGTCTCTTTTGACCTAAAGCAAGGAGATGTATTGGGTCTTTTGGGTAAAAATGGTGCAGGAAAAAGTACCCTGCTCAAAATACTTGCACAAGTTACTCCTCCTACTACTGGTCAGATCACTTTTTGGGGCAGTATCAATGCTTTGCTTGAGGTAGGTACAGGGTTTCATCCCGACCTTACTGGCAGAGAGAATATTTTTTTGAATGGGGGAATTTTAGGAATGACCAAGGGTGACATACAGCAACAACTTGATCAGATGATAGACTTTGCTGAACTTGCCCAATTTATTGATACCCCTGTAAAGCACTACTCTTCTGGAATGTATATGCGACTGGCTTTTACGGTTGCGATACACTTACGTTTTGATATACTGGTATTGGACGAAATATTGGCAGTGGGCGATGCGGCTTTTCAAAAAAAGTGTATTCAGTACATCAAACAGCATATTAGTCAAGGTAAAAGCGTGATTATATGTAGCCATAATCAAACTCAGTTGGCGCAATTGTGCAACCGGGGGCTGGTGCTCGGCAAGGGCAAGCAGATGTATGAAGGAACCATTCAAAAAAGTCTGCAGTTTTATGCACAAATGCTTTACTCACCTTCGTCATCATCGACACACATTCAAGTAGCCTCAGAGCATATCTCATTGTACAACCACCCCAATAAAACCTATACCAATAGCCAAGGCATGATCAGTGCGGTGTTGTATTGTGACCATCGTGTGTCAGACCAAATGTACAGTGGTTGCCATTTTAAATGCGAGGTACACTTTGAGCATAGCAAACCATTTATTCAGCTTATTTTCGGCTTTGTGGTCAAAAATAGCTTCAACCAAGAGGTATTAGGCGTCAACAATCAACAACAAGGAGTTGTACTCTCGTCAAAAGATCCCCAAAAAGGCACTATTACTATTACTATACCACAGTTATTGCTTTATGGCGATGGTAATTATTCGCTGGATTTATACTTGGGAGATCAACAGCATATATTCGACGTGATTTTAGATGCTTTATCCTTTCGCTTGATACCAACAGATGTATACAAGTCAGGCGTGTTGCCCAAAACGTATTTTAATCACTATTATCAACCCGATTTAACCATAACTTGTGTTTGA
- a CDS encoding class I SAM-dependent methyltransferase: MKTGNEATYPHPLLLAMLPSAQQVVPLLIQLFQPKSVVDVGCGLGIWLSVFQQEGVSSVLGIDNPAYIDLNHSVIHPKDFLAHDLQQPLAINQSYDLVMCLEVAEHLPANQANTLVQSLTRLGEIVVFSAAIPHQGGIHHVNEQWASYWVDLFAKARFTPVNCIKHSLWANDQVEHWYKQNLLVFVKNERLQHDAHLQHLKQNSLYTLQDVVHPKIWEQMIANKNAEISLLKEHIAYLKQENTGIKNAFNNLMKGVKRKLPFVKHRK; this comes from the coding sequence ATGAAAACTGGCAATGAAGCAACTTATCCCCACCCACTTTTATTGGCCATGTTGCCATCAGCTCAACAAGTAGTACCGCTGCTTATACAATTGTTTCAACCCAAATCGGTAGTAGATGTGGGTTGTGGGTTGGGAATATGGTTATCCGTTTTTCAACAAGAAGGGGTGTCGTCAGTGTTGGGAATAGACAACCCAGCGTATATTGACTTGAATCATTCGGTGATTCATCCCAAGGATTTTCTTGCGCATGATCTGCAGCAACCACTGGCAATAAACCAATCGTACGATTTGGTAATGTGTCTTGAAGTTGCCGAGCATTTGCCTGCAAACCAAGCGAATACCCTTGTACAGTCATTGACAAGGTTAGGAGAGATTGTGGTTTTTTCGGCAGCCATTCCTCATCAGGGGGGCATTCATCATGTCAACGAGCAGTGGGCGTCGTATTGGGTGGATTTATTTGCCAAAGCACGTTTCACTCCTGTCAATTGTATCAAGCATAGCCTTTGGGCAAACGACCAGGTAGAGCACTGGTATAAGCAGAACCTGTTGGTGTTTGTAAAAAACGAACGGCTGCAACACGATGCACACCTGCAGCACTTAAAGCAAAACTCACTTTATACGCTCCAGGATGTGGTACATCCAAAAATATGGGAACAAATGATAGCGAACAAAAATGCAGAAATATCATTGTTAAAAGAACATATTGCCTATCTTAAACAAGAAAATACGGGTATTAAGAATGCTTTTAATAACTTAATGAAGGGAGTGAAGAGAAAGCTACCCTTTGTAAAACACAGAAAATAA
- a CDS encoding TylF/MycF/NovP-related O-methyltransferase: MLKHFFAAKQKRYRQHIYQTFQTYTMVPRQPYLHNLELAERIRYFEGAIVECGVWKGGMIAGMAKLLGRQREYFLFDSFEGLPPAELIDGVRALKWQATPSNPHYHNNCKADYEEAAKAMELAGITNAYIYKGWFDQTLGQYPKEPIALLRLDADWYASTLLCLEHLFDYVVNDGIIIMDDYYTWDGCARAVHDFLSARSATARIYTYNNSVCWIKK, translated from the coding sequence ATGCTCAAGCATTTTTTTGCTGCCAAACAAAAGCGGTATCGTCAGCATATTTACCAGACTTTTCAAACGTATACAATGGTGCCTCGACAACCCTACCTACATAACCTTGAACTTGCCGAAAGAATCAGGTACTTTGAGGGGGCTATAGTAGAGTGTGGGGTTTGGAAAGGAGGAATGATTGCTGGAATGGCTAAATTATTGGGGCGTCAGCGAGAGTACTTTCTTTTTGATAGTTTTGAAGGTTTGCCCCCCGCAGAACTTATAGATGGTGTGCGAGCCCTGAAATGGCAGGCAACGCCTTCTAACCCTCATTATCATAACAATTGTAAGGCTGACTATGAGGAGGCAGCTAAAGCAATGGAGTTGGCAGGCATTACCAATGCCTATATTTATAAAGGGTGGTTTGATCAAACTCTGGGACAGTACCCTAAAGAACCTATTGCTTTATTAAGGCTTGATGCAGATTGGTATGCTTCTACCTTACTCTGCCTTGAGCACTTGTTTGACTATGTAGTCAATGATGGCATTATCATTATGGACGACTATTATACTTGGGATGGTTGTGCCAGGGCTGTGCATGATTTTTTATCTGCGAGAAGTGCCACCGCGAGAATTTACACCTATAATAACTCGGTTTGCTGGATAAAAAAATGA
- a CDS encoding glycosyltransferase family 2 protein, whose amino-acid sequence MHTDSTQILVSVVMPVYNAAPYLKDSIDSILHQTYPHFEFIIVNDASQDESQDIITSYNDPRICLINKPTNTGIADAINQGLAVAKGKYIVRMDADDKSVIHRIATQVKFMEDNPHIGVSGAFIHQFKTVKGKDQWVKVYNYPSEPEVCRLRIFTRRTFTYHPTVIIRHQLLQEHQLKYDPTKDPAEDANLWHRMTPFCQFGNIPEVLVHYRLHDQQTSTILNHLLVENYTISFRQLMQTIYPDITEEEFQLHCDFFSQRALQTYPQAKFQTTLDWLQKLISTNRELNEYICPQDLLLEDIAKKWFAFCNQYTTQGFSTWRLYKKAFFRKYYNAGKKNTLRFLLDCILAKKSHYLEPAQS is encoded by the coding sequence ATGCACACAGACTCCACCCAAATACTAGTTTCGGTAGTCATGCCTGTATACAATGCAGCACCTTACCTTAAAGACAGCATAGACAGTATTTTGCACCAAACCTATCCTCACTTTGAATTTATCATTGTAAATGATGCTTCGCAAGACGAAAGTCAAGACATTATAACATCATACAATGATCCCAGGATTTGTTTGATTAACAAACCCACCAATACAGGCATTGCAGACGCTATAAACCAAGGGCTTGCGGTAGCCAAGGGTAAATATATTGTACGCATGGATGCGGATGATAAAAGCGTGATTCACCGAATAGCCACCCAGGTGAAATTCATGGAAGACAATCCGCATATAGGTGTGTCAGGGGCATTTATTCATCAATTTAAAACGGTCAAAGGCAAAGATCAGTGGGTAAAGGTGTACAATTATCCTTCAGAACCTGAGGTATGTCGCTTACGAATTTTTACCCGTAGAACTTTTACCTATCATCCCACGGTCATCATCAGGCACCAGCTCTTACAAGAGCACCAACTCAAATATGACCCAACAAAAGACCCCGCCGAAGATGCCAACCTCTGGCATAGAATGACCCCTTTTTGTCAGTTTGGTAATATACCCGAAGTTTTGGTGCATTACAGACTACACGATCAACAAACGTCTACTATTCTCAATCATTTGCTGGTGGAGAATTATACAATAAGTTTTCGGCAACTGATGCAAACCATTTACCCTGATATAACCGAAGAGGAATTTCAATTACATTGCGATTTTTTTTCTCAGCGTGCTTTACAAACTTATCCTCAGGCAAAGTTTCAAACAACTTTAGACTGGTTACAAAAGTTGATCAGCACTAACAGGGAACTCAATGAATACATTTGCCCCCAGGACTTACTTTTGGAAGATATAGCGAAAAAATGGTTTGCTTTCTGCAATCAATACACAACCCAAGGATTTAGCACTTGGCGTTTATACAAAAAAGCTTTCTTTAGAAAGTATTACAATGCGGGAAAAAAAAATACCTTACGTTTTTTGCTTGATTGTATTTTAGCCAAGAAAAGCCACTACTTAGAGCCTGCACAATCATGA
- a CDS encoding glycosyltransferase family 2 protein, with translation MTDQPLVSVVMPVYNASPYLAQSMQSILNQTYANFEFIIIDDGSTDDSLKVIEKYTDRRIQVYQHSQNQGVITALNQGFGMAKGKYIARMDADDYCEITRMEKQVHLMEAQPDTDLCGTWVAYITQHSKTITQLPVESEAIKAFLLWGNSIMHATTMFRRSFLLKHHLKFDQGFVHAEDYDLWTRCLAIAHFINIPEVLYYIRQNDQQVSVRFKALQIKNTQLIHQCQLQALGIKPTPQELDLHYACTRSELSQSVETLRQLSDWLLKLHRQNRAKQIYPEPAFTNLLKSIWSKHTTGQTHLGKRFFQLIGQNQLSLYHQWSHWQRFRFWLKCMLKL, from the coding sequence ATGACAGATCAACCTTTGGTATCGGTGGTAATGCCCGTGTACAATGCCAGTCCTTACCTTGCTCAAAGTATGCAAAGCATACTGAACCAAACGTATGCTAACTTTGAGTTTATCATCATTGATGATGGCTCTACTGATGACAGCTTAAAAGTAATAGAAAAATATACCGACAGGCGCATTCAAGTATACCAACACTCGCAAAATCAAGGAGTAATTACTGCCTTGAATCAAGGGTTTGGTATGGCAAAGGGAAAGTATATAGCTCGAATGGATGCAGATGATTATTGTGAAATAACTCGCATGGAAAAGCAAGTACACCTAATGGAAGCCCAACCTGACACGGATTTGTGTGGTACCTGGGTAGCTTACATCACCCAACATTCAAAAACTATCACCCAACTACCTGTAGAGAGTGAGGCAATCAAAGCTTTTTTACTTTGGGGTAATTCAATCATGCATGCCACTACTATGTTTAGGCGGAGTTTTTTGCTAAAGCATCATCTAAAGTTCGATCAAGGGTTTGTGCATGCCGAAGACTATGATTTATGGACAAGGTGTCTGGCGATTGCCCACTTTATCAATATTCCGGAAGTGCTTTATTATATACGGCAAAACGATCAACAAGTCTCAGTCAGGTTTAAAGCACTTCAGATTAAAAACACCCAACTTATTCATCAATGCCAACTTCAGGCTTTAGGCATCAAACCCACTCCTCAAGAGCTAGACTTGCATTACGCCTGTACCCGTAGTGAGTTATCGCAAAGTGTAGAAACACTTCGGCAGCTTTCAGATTGGTTGCTAAAACTACACCGACAAAATCGGGCAAAGCAAATATACCCTGAACCTGCTTTTACTAACCTGTTGAAATCAATATGGAGTAAACACACCACAGGGCAAACTCATTTAGGCAAACGCTTTTTTCAATTAATTGGGCAAAACCAACTTTCTCT